A stretch of the Porifericola rhodea genome encodes the following:
- a CDS encoding DUF4249 domain-containing protein, translating into MKNLSFILFANFILLLACEEVPVFDETQQRPVVQAFLYADEAVDSIQLTTLVPFGSESEEAPPITNAQLKISSAGEEYVLSHLEEKAGYYAYSGSNLEIKVGQTYQLSFEYNGELVSAETTVPTPPQHLSLEVEEIFLPQISSQEDLFTNRELMQQTIALDWDYEEGAYYYVLIENLEDDPEPINQLDINFAPFARFISAPSQDNFMSIRPLLQFQSFGTHRIRVYKLNEEYAKLYESLEQDSRNLNEPYSNIQNGLGIFTAFSSQEVFLEVVKQ; encoded by the coding sequence ATGAAAAACTTATCCTTCATTCTTTTTGCAAATTTCATTTTACTGCTTGCCTGCGAAGAGGTTCCTGTTTTTGATGAAACACAGCAGCGCCCTGTAGTGCAGGCATTTCTGTACGCTGACGAAGCCGTAGATTCTATTCAGTTAACTACGCTGGTGCCTTTTGGAAGTGAGTCAGAAGAAGCGCCCCCCATTACTAATGCACAGCTTAAGATTAGCTCAGCAGGAGAAGAATATGTGTTAAGCCATCTCGAAGAAAAGGCAGGTTATTATGCTTATAGCGGAAGTAATCTGGAGATTAAAGTGGGGCAAACTTACCAGCTTAGCTTTGAGTACAATGGCGAATTGGTAAGTGCCGAAACTACAGTGCCGACTCCTCCACAGCACCTAAGCCTAGAGGTAGAAGAAATTTTTCTGCCCCAGATAAGTAGTCAGGAAGATCTGTTTACCAATCGTGAGCTAATGCAACAAACCATAGCCCTGGACTGGGACTACGAGGAAGGAGCTTACTACTATGTATTGATAGAAAATTTGGAAGATGACCCTGAGCCTATCAATCAACTGGATATCAATTTTGCACCTTTTGCCAGGTTTATTTCGGCTCCTAGCCAGGATAACTTTATGAGTATAAGACCCCTGTTGCAGTTTCAGTCTTTTGGCACTCATCGCATTAGGGTGTACAAGCTTAACGAAGAGTATGCAAAACTGTACGAATCGCTGGAGCAGGATTCTCGCAATCTCAACGAACCTTACTCTAACATACAAAACGGCCTGGGCATATTTACGGCCTTCTCTTCGCAGGAAGTTTTTCTGGAGGTTGTCAAGCAATAA
- a CDS encoding TonB-dependent receptor: MKTSLPQTFRLWLCLALSTIAFGVAAQGSYTLQGSIREKGSEESLPNATIVIRQNGKGTVTNQDGYFTLLNVPSDTSTLLITYIGYRSQLLKLSPDKIQQRLTIYLEEEVNELEEIVFSAPGSGQMIRASENISQISISPAQMAALPSLGEKDIFRSLQLLPGVSGSNEASSGLYVRGGTPDQNLILLDGFTVYHVDHFYGFFSAFNADAIKDVQLYKGGFGAQYGGRISSAMELTGKTGNVNQLSGKLGLSAVNANAMLEIPLGGKGALLVAGRRSYTDIIQNGLYNDIFDLYNDGSAQGQAAPAGGQPPTGGGFGGGGRRFGREFQQNTVEPTFFFYDLNAKLSYNPSDRDIIALSVYRGADDLDNSRSTQNAFSGGNNNTDRTLSTDTKDVLNWGNRSSSLRWARQWNGRFYTNAIAAYSNYYSVRDRSSNITTTSADTVTTRSNGTAEDNDLQDFTFRLDNELLIGKSHQLGFGGQLTHNDINYNYTLNDTLDILSRKDEGMLSAIYVQDIWKLTDRLSLTAGLRASYFDVTEELYYEPRASASYQLTERFRLKAAWGKYYQFANRIVREDVSQGSRDFWLLADDESNSVSSAIHYIGGISYETEDYLFDVEYYQKEMEGLSEFSLRFSRPGADIADSQLFYEGTGIARGVEFLLQKKSGAFNGWVSYTLGEVVHNFPALSDHAFYALHDQRHELKIVGSYQLGNWTFASTWIYATGKPYSAPYGEYELNLLDGATYTYVSVGEKNAFRLPDYHRLDLSASLNFQLFGQKANAGMSVFNLYNQENIWYKEFEVSEGEVIETDVSLIGFTPSLFFNISF; the protein is encoded by the coding sequence ATGAAAACCTCTTTACCTCAAACTTTCAGGCTTTGGCTTTGCCTTGCTTTGAGTACTATAGCTTTTGGTGTTGCTGCACAGGGAAGTTATACATTACAAGGCAGCATCAGAGAGAAGGGAAGTGAAGAAAGTCTGCCTAATGCTACTATTGTTATCAGGCAGAATGGCAAAGGCACAGTTACCAATCAGGATGGTTACTTTACCTTGCTAAATGTACCATCAGACACGTCTACCCTACTCATCACATACATTGGATACCGAAGCCAGTTGCTTAAGCTCAGCCCAGATAAGATACAACAAAGGCTTACTATTTATCTGGAAGAGGAAGTAAATGAGCTGGAAGAAATCGTATTTTCCGCCCCTGGCAGCGGACAAATGATACGTGCCTCAGAGAATATCAGCCAGATCTCTATCTCACCGGCACAAATGGCCGCACTGCCTAGTTTGGGCGAAAAAGATATATTCCGTTCGCTACAGCTGTTACCGGGGGTAAGTGGTAGTAATGAAGCATCATCCGGTCTTTATGTAAGAGGGGGAACACCAGACCAGAACCTGATTCTGCTGGATGGCTTTACCGTCTATCATGTAGATCATTTTTATGGTTTTTTCAGTGCTTTTAATGCTGATGCTATTAAAGATGTGCAATTGTACAAAGGAGGGTTTGGGGCACAATACGGAGGCCGTATTTCCAGTGCTATGGAGCTTACCGGTAAGACAGGTAATGTCAATCAGCTTTCTGGCAAATTAGGTCTGAGCGCAGTCAACGCGAATGCTATGTTAGAAATTCCTCTGGGTGGCAAAGGTGCTTTGCTCGTGGCAGGGCGACGTTCTTACACAGATATCATTCAAAACGGATTGTACAACGATATTTTTGACCTGTACAATGATGGTTCCGCTCAGGGGCAGGCTGCTCCCGCAGGCGGGCAGCCTCCAACTGGTGGAGGGTTTGGTGGAGGTGGAAGAAGGTTTGGCCGAGAGTTTCAGCAGAATACTGTAGAGCCTACCTTCTTCTTTTACGACCTAAACGCCAAGCTAAGTTACAACCCCAGCGATCGTGATATTATCGCCCTTTCAGTCTACCGGGGAGCCGATGATCTGGATAATTCTCGTAGTACCCAAAACGCCTTTAGCGGAGGTAATAACAATACCGACAGAACATTGAGTACCGACACTAAAGATGTGCTTAACTGGGGCAACCGTAGTAGTAGTTTGCGCTGGGCACGTCAGTGGAATGGGCGCTTTTACACTAATGCCATTGCTGCCTATTCTAACTACTACAGTGTAAGGGACAGATCCAGCAATATTACGACCACTAGCGCAGATACAGTAACCACACGCTCCAATGGTACGGCGGAAGATAATGACCTGCAGGACTTTACCTTCAGGCTGGATAATGAACTATTAATCGGTAAAAGCCATCAATTGGGTTTTGGAGGGCAGCTTACTCATAATGATATCAATTATAACTATACCTTAAATGACACGCTGGATATTCTTAGCCGTAAAGACGAGGGTATGCTCAGTGCCATATATGTGCAAGACATCTGGAAGCTTACAGATAGGCTAAGCCTGACTGCTGGCTTGCGTGCCTCTTATTTTGATGTAACCGAAGAGCTGTATTATGAGCCCAGAGCCTCAGCTTCTTATCAGTTGACAGAGCGTTTCAGGCTGAAAGCTGCCTGGGGAAAATACTATCAGTTTGCTAATCGTATAGTACGCGAAGATGTAAGCCAGGGAAGTCGCGATTTTTGGCTGCTAGCTGATGACGAAAGCAATTCTGTAAGCTCTGCTATACATTACATTGGTGGCATCAGCTACGAAACTGAAGATTACCTGTTTGATGTAGAATATTACCAGAAAGAAATGGAAGGTCTTTCTGAGTTTAGTTTAAGGTTTAGCCGACCTGGAGCGGATATAGCAGACAGCCAGCTTTTTTATGAAGGCACAGGTATAGCAAGGGGTGTAGAGTTTTTGCTGCAAAAGAAAAGTGGCGCTTTTAACGGATGGGTCAGCTACACTTTGGGAGAGGTAGTTCACAATTTTCCTGCCTTAAGCGATCATGCTTTTTATGCGTTGCACGATCAGCGACACGAGCTCAAAATAGTAGGTAGTTATCAGCTCGGCAACTGGACCTTTGCCAGCACCTGGATTTACGCGACCGGAAAGCCCTACTCAGCGCCATATGGCGAGTACGAACTCAATCTGCTGGACGGAGCTACCTACACCTATGTGAGCGTTGGCGAAAAAAATGCTTTCCGCCTGCCCGACTACCACCGTTTAGACCTATCTGCGTCTTTAAACTTCCAATTGTTCGGGCAAAAAGCGAATGCTGGTATGTCTGTCTTTAACCTATACAATCAGGAGAACATCTGGTACAAAGAGTTTGAAGTCTCCGAAGGAGAAGTGATAGAAACCGATGTAAGCCTGATAGGCTTTACTCCCAGCCTGTTTTTTAACATCAGCTTTTAA
- a CDS encoding DUF4270 family protein, protein MKITKMLGAICLAMGSLLFLSSCGDEDLMLEEELVAPFYLGFTDTVSLQMSSMQADSIISSGTGRLLIGSLEDEYLGKLRAQTFFQLGLNGVLLPSEDAVYDSLVLYLTTNNYIYGDSSQPQKISVHRITEEYNTVEDDYFYNTQSLRYEESALGALSFSPNYRQRDSLSIRLNDEWGKALFEMGQNGDVALSTTEDFQEYLPGLTLLADSTSGGAVLGYAASASQIYMRLYYHQTGEELQTYTYDFQLSNSTQQFNQFESTRTQNALADLQSVKKPLADTITDQMTFVQGGSGLITRINIPHLEDFPELGEYMYITQAELVLKPVLPDETQFNLPDSLLMFTVDHPDDIMPLISFGVGDSDTWVWMSGLQLDDEYDRNTEYRFNITDFIVDEVSSDALSEKFLVLTLPNLSNQVHSMYLGSDTHPEYQTKLEISYSQLTNLIN, encoded by the coding sequence ATGAAAATAACGAAGATGCTAGGCGCTATATGCTTAGCAATGGGGAGTTTGCTGTTTCTGTCCTCTTGTGGGGACGAAGACCTGATGCTGGAAGAAGAACTTGTGGCCCCTTTTTATCTTGGCTTTACAGATACAGTGAGCCTTCAGATGTCAAGTATGCAGGCGGACTCTATTATTAGCTCCGGTACAGGTAGACTGCTTATAGGAAGTCTGGAGGATGAATACCTGGGTAAGCTTAGAGCGCAGACGTTTTTTCAGCTGGGCTTAAACGGTGTGCTTTTACCATCAGAAGATGCTGTGTACGATTCTCTGGTTTTGTACCTGACGACCAATAACTATATCTACGGTGATAGTAGTCAGCCGCAAAAAATAAGCGTACATCGCATTACAGAAGAGTATAATACAGTAGAAGATGACTATTTCTATAATACTCAGTCTTTACGATACGAAGAAAGTGCCCTGGGTGCATTGAGCTTTAGCCCGAACTACCGCCAGCGAGATTCTCTTAGCATACGTTTGAATGATGAGTGGGGGAAAGCTCTGTTTGAAATGGGACAGAACGGTGACGTAGCTTTAAGTACTACCGAAGATTTTCAGGAGTATCTACCGGGCCTCACCCTGCTAGCTGATAGTACTTCAGGAGGTGCTGTTTTGGGTTATGCTGCCAGTGCTTCGCAGATTTATATGCGCCTTTATTATCATCAGACAGGCGAAGAACTGCAAACCTACACTTATGATTTTCAGCTTTCTAACAGCACTCAACAGTTCAATCAGTTTGAAAGCACGCGTACGCAAAATGCTCTTGCTGATTTGCAAAGTGTGAAAAAACCTCTGGCAGATACCATTACTGATCAAATGACTTTTGTACAGGGAGGGAGTGGGCTCATTACGCGTATAAATATCCCTCACCTGGAAGATTTCCCTGAGCTTGGCGAGTATATGTATATCACTCAGGCAGAGTTGGTACTTAAACCGGTGCTGCCTGACGAAACTCAGTTCAACTTACCAGATAGCCTGCTCATGTTTACGGTAGATCATCCTGATGATATTATGCCTCTCATCTCATTTGGAGTGGGCGATAGCGATACCTGGGTCTGGATGAGTGGCTTACAGCTGGATGACGAATACGACCGCAATACGGAATACCGCTTCAATATCACTGATTTTATTGTAGACGAAGTTAGTAGTGATGCACTTAGCGAAAAGTTTCTGGTGCTTACACTACCCAACCTCAGCAATCAGGTGCATAGCATGTATCTTGGTAGCGACACACATCCTGAATACCAAACCAAACTCGAGATTTCATATTCACAATTGACCAATTTAATTAATTAA
- a CDS encoding Kelch repeat-containing protein has product MYKRPLFVLLISIFSLYACTTDDETEETLGNWVEVADFDGPARSGAISFSIGNRAYVGLGYDGSDRLNDFWEYDQDRNFWVKRATFPGSARNAAVAFAANGKGYITTGYDGSNELKDFWEYDPNTDSWTQKADFPGDARIGAVAFSIDNMGYVGTGNNGDNDLKDFWKYDPASDTWTQIPFSGSKRVDAFAFVIDGMAYIGGGRNNGLYEQDFWQFDPLDVRWTELLDLDEDDYPIARENTVSFAINGKGYISTGSTGSALRDTYEYNPVADEWEQKTSLEGASREEAVAFVLTSGEGTTTAFVATGRSGQSRFDDVWQFFPDEEYDEED; this is encoded by the coding sequence ATGTATAAGAGACCATTATTTGTATTACTAATTAGCATATTTAGCCTGTACGCCTGCACTACTGATGACGAAACCGAAGAGACTTTAGGCAATTGGGTAGAAGTAGCAGACTTTGATGGGCCTGCCAGAAGCGGAGCTATTTCTTTTTCAATAGGCAATAGGGCATATGTGGGCCTGGGTTATGATGGTAGCGACCGACTGAACGACTTTTGGGAGTACGACCAGGATAGAAATTTTTGGGTTAAACGTGCTACCTTTCCGGGCAGTGCCCGAAACGCAGCGGTTGCTTTTGCTGCCAATGGCAAAGGTTATATTACAACCGGATATGATGGAAGCAACGAACTCAAGGACTTCTGGGAATATGACCCAAACACCGATAGCTGGACACAAAAAGCGGATTTTCCTGGTGATGCGCGCATTGGAGCTGTAGCATTTAGCATAGATAATATGGGCTATGTAGGCACTGGTAACAATGGCGATAACGACCTCAAAGACTTCTGGAAGTATGATCCTGCTAGTGACACCTGGACACAGATACCTTTCAGTGGATCCAAAAGGGTAGATGCTTTTGCTTTTGTTATAGATGGTATGGCCTATATCGGTGGAGGCAGAAACAATGGGCTGTACGAGCAGGATTTCTGGCAGTTTGATCCCCTTGATGTACGCTGGACAGAACTACTTGACCTGGATGAAGATGATTATCCTATAGCCAGAGAAAATACAGTAAGCTTTGCCATTAACGGTAAAGGCTACATAAGTACCGGTTCTACTGGCTCTGCCTTGCGCGATACTTATGAGTATAATCCGGTAGCAGATGAGTGGGAGCAAAAGACCAGCCTGGAAGGCGCATCTCGTGAAGAGGCTGTTGCCTTTGTACTTACCAGTGGAGAAGGCACTACTACCGCCTTTGTAGCTACCGGCAGAAGCGGACAGTCTCGCTTTGACGATGTGTGGCAGTTTTTTCCGGA